The following proteins are co-located in the Schistocerca nitens isolate TAMUIC-IGC-003100 chromosome 2, iqSchNite1.1, whole genome shotgun sequence genome:
- the LOC126237432 gene encoding androgen-induced gene 1 protein-like isoform X1, whose amino-acid sequence MADNLTKYDLSKITFHLVGAAQFSFSVFYDWTFVKIPIEVSRMGSGFGGKLQFLTFWNAILQSVYFVVCVTNDCIGTNENNPNRPPLIRRLKDYLQPVLAFPVALFVGATFWGLYAIDRELVLPRAVDPYFPWWLNHIMHSNIVLFSLIEMVICFRKYPDRIIGIGGLTMFMGSYLIWTHVVFYKTGEWVYPVLNKLGFPLRMGFFGGLLCFASVWYFLGEYINNKVWAKELEKIEKKKQ is encoded by the exons ATGGCAGACAATCTTACGAAGTACGACTTATCGAAAATAACTTTCCATCTTGTTGGCGCCGCACAATTCTCGTTTAGCGTCTTTTACGACTGGACGTTTGTTAAAATACCGATAGAAGTCAGCAGAATGGGATCAGGTTTTGGAGGAAAACTGCAGTTCTTAACCTTCTGGAATGCG ATTTTACAATCTGTTTACTTCGTCGTTTGTGTTACGAATGACTGCATAGGGACAAATGAAAACAATCCTAATCGACCACCGTTAATTCGTAGATTGAAAGACTACTTGCAACCGGTACTGGCGTTTCCAGTCGCTCTG TTTGTTGGTGCCACATTTTGGGGACTCTACGCTATTGACCGAGAATTAGTGCTGCCACGAGCAGTAGATCCCTACTTTCCGTGGTGGCTGAACCATATAATGCATTCCAATATTGTATTGTTTTCATTAATTGAAATGGTGATTTGTTTTCGAAAATACCCAGACCGGATAATCGGAATCGGGGGCCTGACAATGTTCATGGGCTCGTATTTAATTTG GACCCATGTGGTGTTCTACAAAACCGGAGAATGGGTTTATCCTGTACTGAATAAACTGGGTTTCCCACTTCGCATGGGATTCTTTGGGGGGCTGCTGTGCTTTGCAAGTGTGTGGTATTTCTTGGGTGAATATATCAACAATAAAGTGTGGG CAAAAGAActggagaaaattgaaaagaaGAAACAGTGA
- the LOC126237432 gene encoding androgen-induced gene 1 protein-like isoform X2, protein MRLKDYLQPVLAFPVALFVGATFWGLYAIDRELVLPRAVDPYFPWWLNHIMHSNIVLFSLIEMVICFRKYPDRIIGIGGLTMFMGSYLIWTHVVFYKTGEWVYPVLNKLGFPLRMGFFGGLLCFASVWYFLGEYINNKVWAKELEKIEKKKQ, encoded by the exons ATGCG ATTGAAAGACTACTTGCAACCGGTACTGGCGTTTCCAGTCGCTCTG TTTGTTGGTGCCACATTTTGGGGACTCTACGCTATTGACCGAGAATTAGTGCTGCCACGAGCAGTAGATCCCTACTTTCCGTGGTGGCTGAACCATATAATGCATTCCAATATTGTATTGTTTTCATTAATTGAAATGGTGATTTGTTTTCGAAAATACCCAGACCGGATAATCGGAATCGGGGGCCTGACAATGTTCATGGGCTCGTATTTAATTTG GACCCATGTGGTGTTCTACAAAACCGGAGAATGGGTTTATCCTGTACTGAATAAACTGGGTTTCCCACTTCGCATGGGATTCTTTGGGGGGCTGCTGTGCTTTGCAAGTGTGTGGTATTTCTTGGGTGAATATATCAACAATAAAGTGTGGG CAAAAGAActggagaaaattgaaaagaaGAAACAGTGA